Proteins encoded within one genomic window of Trichoderma asperellum chromosome 2, complete sequence:
- a CDS encoding uncharacterized protein (EggNog:ENOG41~TransMembrane:1 (o182-205i)): MSALEARELKQQGAIEAAQNPQSLVSAEDAERVLVEQARSAGVPGFSFDPNATIEEKRAQVAAAIPPGLHHIRQNKATAIATDVDDGTGPDEELPEPSKEGAVAVGKDEQSKHLANGVSEPVEEEFSRTGWAPRIGWPVDSTLAGESLLDHTTWVESQLPDHLYGDWYHNAGVIIFACISSWLVAVFGGGIGWVIMVMAICGTYYRTSLRRVRRNFRDDITRELALKKLETDHESLEWINSFLVKFWPIYQPVLAQTIINSVDQVLSSATPAFLDSLKLKTFTLGTKPPRMEHVKTYPNAGDDIVRMDWKFSFTPNDTADMTSRQIKNKINPKVVLEIRVGKAMISKGLDVIVEDMSFSGIMRVNMKLQIPFPHVEKIEMCFLEKPTIDYVCKPLGGESFGFDINFIPGLEKFILEQIHGNLAPMMYAPHVFPIEVAKMLAGSPVDQAVGVLVVTLHGAFNLKNTDNFAGTVDPYAILTLNGRQELARTKTVDDNPNPRWNETHYIIVTSFNDTLNIQVFDKNGFRKSKELGMASFPLERIEDLHVYENERLEVVGGGKNRGVVSCDLRFFPVLEGPVGEDGKKGPPPVSNQGILRFTVEQAKDLDGTKSLVGLLNPYAVMFLNGKVVHQTKKLKRTNNPIWDNGSKEILITDRKKAKLGVTIKDERDLSSDLTLGKYQIKLDDLLDCMEQGKEWYHLSGAQTGRVKMMAQWRPVAISGVSGTGGYMTPIGVMRLHFKKASDLRNYEAFGKSDPYVRVLLSGIDKGRTVTFKNDLNPEWDEVLYVPVHSARETLTLEVMDEEKLGKDRSLGLCEISTADFVQQDEIGEYLVNDTKHVFQSDLRMHGKGIAKGTLMYTASFFPCLNVADPEEEEEEAEEAKAAGEEPKTPSDRPLSSASKAASRTSLDVSRKSVDVSRKSVDVSRKSVDTGKLSPSPGEDGRPISPSSMRSSLSIEKKGPPKIHLTPEELLRYESGILIFRLMESEMPERDSHLEIFVDDMAYPSYTSSTVPSKSHKFDEIGDCVIRELEFSRLTLKARKKGDDVDDTLAYLAGNTMETLKQCLNNPTTLKFKSDDGRTSWVKVSLKYIPLKMDLDPSESINNMGNLRVDVLSGSDLPSADRNGKSDPYCKFELNDVEIYKTKVQKKTLSPVWNEFFEVAVPSRTGAKFICNVYDYDFADKPDFLGATVIRLDTMEPFKAMEQTYPLDGKSGSIKLRMVFRPDYITRARQGTSTFQGTFGGSSRIVTGVAGVPFKGGAAVAGAVGHGVGRGASFLKRGILGKKDRENSNGSLTELAEAPMVPGVPSIVTNGSDFPASNSSSRPTTSAVDSSRDYPPHLMPEGGSGHNRTRSFGSSSVHSAVGVGAPTGTASLTIVGAAGYPHSTDLYIIVSQIAPKEKLVGKTKHYKSPSGQWNFDETFRISCTPDAQFKIEAKGEHMFGSDDSLGEFFYFVDETNSPTPKELTVGGGFVTVKSSFQPAEEKYPDSPKSFSRHKFLSKREPRSRETTPNP, from the exons ATGTCGGCCCTTGAGGCGCGCGAACTCAAGCAGCAGGGAGCCATCGAGGCTGCCCAAAATCCCCAGAGCCTGGTATCGGCTGAGGATGCTGAAAGGGTTCTGGTCGAGCAGGCCAGGAGCGCCGGTGTTCctggcttttcttttgatcCCAATGCCACTATAGAGGAAAAGCGTGCTCAAGTTGCTGCT GCTATCCCTCCCGGACTTCACCATATCAGGCAAAATAAAGCCACAGCTATCGCAACTGATGTCGACGACGGCACTGGCCCAGATGAAGAGCTCCCGGAACCGAGCAAAGAAGGCGCCGTTGCAGTGGGCAAAGACGAGCAAAGCAAACACCTAGCCAATGGAGTCTCGGAGCctgtggaagaagaattcTCACGCACTGGCTGGGCTCCTCGAATTGGATGGCCTGTCGATAGCACACTTGCCGGTGAAAGTCTGCTCGATCACACCACATGGGTCGAGAGCCAGCTGCCAGATCATCTATACGGAG ATTGGTATCACAACGCTGGCGTCATCATCTTTGCCTGCATCTCTTCATGGCTAGTGGCGGTTTTCGGCGGCGGTATTGGTTGGGTCATCATGGTTATGGCAATTTGCGGCACCTACTACAGGACTTCTCTGAGGCGAGTGCGCCGAAACTTTCGCGATGACATCACTCGAGAACTTGCCCTCAAGAAGCTTGAGACTGACCACGAGTCTCTCGAATGGATCAACTCCTTCCTGGTCAAGTTTTGGCCCATCTATCAGCCTGTTCTCGCCCAGACCATTATCAACTCCGTCGATCAAGTGCTAAGCTCCGCAACGCCTGCCTTCCTTGACAGTTTGAAGCTCAAGACGTTTACACTGGGCACCAAGCCTCCCCGTATGGAGCACGTGAAAACGTATCCCAATGCAGGAGACGACATCGTCAGAATGGACTGGAAGTTCAGCTTCACGCCAAATGATACTGCCGACATGACTTCGCGACAGATTAAGAACAAAATTAACCCCAAAGTCGTACTGGAAATCCGAGTCGGAAAAGCCATGATCAGCAAAGGCCTTGACGTCATCGTAGAGGATATGTCCTTCTCCGGCATTATGCGAGTCAACATGAAGCTGCAGATTCCCTTCCCCCACGTTGAGAAGATTGAAATGTGTTTCTTGGAGAAGCCAACCATCGATTATGTTTGCAAGCCCCTCGGTGGTGAAAGCTTTGGTTTTGACATCAACTTCATCCCTGGTCTGGAGAAGTTCATCTTGGAACAGATCCACGGCAATTTGGCTCCCATGATGTACGCTCCTCATGTCTTCCCTATCGAGGTCGCCAAGATGCTGGCTGGATCCCCAGTGGACCAGGCGGTTGGCGTGCTCGTTGTGACTCTCCATGGAGCATTCAACCTCAAGAACACTGACAACTTTGCGGGCACTGTTGATCCTTATGCAATTCTTACTCTTAATGGCCGCCAAGAGCTTGCACGAACCAAAACTGTCGATGACAATCCTAACCCCAGGTGGAATGAAACCCATTACATCATTGTCACATCCTTCAACGACACTCTCAATATTCAGGTGTTTGACAAGAATGGCTTCCGCAAGTCCAAAGAACTGGGTATGGCTTCTTTCCCGTTGGAGAGAATTGAGGATCTTCATGTGTACGAAAATGAGCGTCTCGAAGTTGTTGGTGGCGGTAAGAACCGTGGCGTAGTCTCTTGTGACCTCCGCTTCTTCCCCGTCCTTGAAGGCCCGGTAGGCGAAGACGGTAAAAAGGGGCCTCCGCCAGTCTCTAACCAAGGTATTCTACGCTTTACTGTCGAGCAGGCCAAAGACTTGGATGGGACCAAGAGTCTTGTTGGCCTTTTGAATCCCTATGCTGTCATGTTCCTCAATGGCAAAGTTGTCCACCAGACAAAGAAACTAAAGCGAACCAATAACCCCATCTGGGATAACGGATCCAAGGAAATTCTCATTACAGATcgcaagaaggccaagctcGGTGTTACTATCAAAGATGAACGAGATCTGTCCTCTGATTTGACTCTCGGCAAATACCAGATTAAGCTCGACGACTTATTGGACTGCATGGAACAAGGCAAAGAGTGGTATCACCTTTCAGGAGCCCAGACTGGTCGAGTGAAAATGATGGCACAATGGAGACCAGTGGCTATTTCAGGTGTTTCTGGCACCGGCGGTTACATGACTCCGATTGGTGTCATGAGACTCCATTTCAAAAAGGCGAGTGATCTCCGCAATTACGAGGCTTTTGGCAAATCTGATCCCTACGTTCGAGTGCTTCTTTCTGGGATTGATAAGGGACGAACGGTAACTTTCAAGAATGACCTGAACCCCGAATGGGACGAGGTTCTCTATGTCCCCGTTCATTCTGCACGGGAAACGCTCACCCTCGAGGTCATGGACGAAGAAAAGCTTGGCAAAGATCGCTCCCTCGGACTGTGCGAAATTTCCACCGCCGATTTTGTTCAACAGGATGAGATTGGCGAGTATCTCGTCAATGATACAAAGCATGTTTTCCAAAGTGACCTTCGCATGCATGGAAAGGGTATTGCCAAGGGTACGCTGATGTATACTGCTTCGTTCTTCCCTTGCCTCAACGTCGCCGAtcctgaggaggaggaagaggaagcagaggaggccaaggccgcagGCGAAGAGCCTAAAACTCCCTCTGACAGACCACTTAGCTCCGCATCCAAGGCTGCATCTCGAACGTCTCTCGACGTATCTAGGAAGTCAGTCGACGTATCCAGGAAGTCAGTCGACGTTTCCAGAAAGTCAGTGGATACAGGCAAATTAAGCCCTAGCCCTGGAGAAGACGGCCGGCCCATATCACCATCGTCTATGAGATCATCGTTGTCGATAGAGAAGAAGGGTCCGCCAAAGATTCATCTTACCCCTGAAGAGCTTCTCAGGTACGAGAGTGGTATTCTTATCTTCAGACTCATGGAGTCAGAGATGCCGGAGAGGGACAGCCACTTGGAGATTTTCGTAGACGACATGGCCTATCCATCTTATACGTCTTCAACGGTGCCATCAAAGTCGCATAAATTCGACGAGATTGGTGACTGTGTTATCCGAGAACTTGAATTTTCTCGCCTAACACTCAAGGCGCGAAAGAAGGGTGATGACGTTGATGATACTTTGGCATACTTGGCCGGCAACACGATGGAGACGCTCAAACAATGTCTG AACAACCCCACAACATTAAAGTTCAAGAGCGACGACGGCAGGACTAGTTGGGTCAAGGTCAGCCTCAAGTATATTCCCCTCAAAATGGATCTCGATCCAAGTGAGAGTATCAACAATATGGGCAACCTCCGCGTAGATGTCTTGAGCGGCTCAGACTTGCCTTCAGCCGACAGGAACGGAAAGAGCGACCCTTACTGCAAATTCGAACTCAACGACGTGGAGATATACAAGACAAAGGTTCAGAAAAAGACATTATCGCCAGTGTGGAACGAATTCTTTGAGGTAGCTGTGCCATCGAGAACAGGGGCCAAGTTTATCTGCAACGTCTATGATTACGATTTTGCCGATAAGCCCGATTTCCTAGGCGCCACTGTCATTAGACTAGACACCATGGAACCTTTCAAGGCGATGGAGCAGACCTATCCACTAGATGGCAAGTCAGGAAGCATCAAGCTTAGAATGGTTTTCCGGCCTGATTACATCACTCGAGCCAGGCAGGGGACATCCACGTTCCAGGGCACCTTTGGCGGATCTTCGCGTATTGTCACCGGAGTAGCTGGCGTGCCGTTCAAGGGAGGCGCCGCAGTGGCTGGGGCCGTGGGCCACGGCGTGGGCAGAGGTGCTTCTTTCCTGAAGCGCGGTATCCTTGGCAAAAAGGATCGAGAGAACTCGAATGGTTCGTTGACAGAGCTAGCAGAGGCGCCAATGGTGCCGGGGGTGCCTAGCATCGTTACGAATGGCAGTGATTTCCctgccagcaacagcagctccaggcccACAACTAGTGCTGTCGACAGTTCTAGGGATTATCCTCCGCATTTGATGCCAGAGGGCGGCTCTGGTCATAATAGAACTAGGAGCTTCGGCAGCTCTTCTGTTCATAGTGCCGTCGGTGTTGGCGCACCAACCGGAACAGCTTCGCTTACTATCGTGGGAGCTGCGGGATATCCTCACTCGACAGACTTGTATATCATCGTATCGCAAATCGCGCCTAAGGAAAAGCTTGTTGGTAAGACGAAGCACTACAAGTCACCTTCAGGACAGTGGAACTTTGACGAGACGTTCCGCATCAGCTGCACCCCAGACGCACAATTCAAGATTGAAGCCAAGGGTGAACACATGTTTGGCAGTGATGATAGTTTAGGCGAGTTTTTCTACTTTGTGGACGAAACGAATTCGCCAACTCCGAAAGAGCTCACCGTAGGCGGTGGCTTTGTAACTGTCAAGAGCTCGTTTCAGCCTGCAGAGGAGAAATATCCCGACAGCCCCAAATCGTTTTCGCGACATAAATTCTTGAGCAAGCGAGAGCCACGGAGTCGAGAAACGACACCAAACCCTTGA